One window from the genome of Campylobacter concisus encodes:
- a CDS encoding DNA polymerase III subunit delta produces the protein MYRKDLELNLANANLSNYFLLFGADEFQIELFGKEILSFYSSEDANLLSLYFDEYNYTQASSHLSEQSLFGGKNILYVKSDKKIPAKELKELILLCSKSQDNYFLFELYEADMKLVFDTQKAFGTNFARFFKPSNPDEAINLLAKSSAKIGLNITKNALYELYFTHNENLYLAASELTKLKSLNTHIEQDDVKRLVFGLGGINFDDFFNKFMALKDIKNDFFTYLEDPNFNEILLLNSLYKAFFRLFKIYSYIKINGRLNLDEAIGYQPPVNVANLLKANSLKLNLNAYLEIFKTLNLAELELKINTKMDKEIFVLSTILNLQHLISTANIK, from the coding sequence ATGTATAGAAAAGATTTGGAGCTGAATTTAGCAAATGCAAATTTAAGCAACTACTTCTTACTTTTTGGGGCGGACGAGTTTCAGATCGAGCTCTTTGGCAAAGAAATTTTGAGCTTTTACTCGAGTGAAGATGCGAATTTATTGAGCCTTTATTTTGACGAGTATAACTACACCCAGGCAAGCTCTCATCTAAGCGAGCAGTCACTTTTTGGTGGTAAAAATATCCTTTATGTAAAAAGTGACAAAAAGATCCCAGCAAAAGAGCTAAAAGAGCTCATCTTGCTTTGTTCAAAAAGCCAGGACAACTACTTTTTGTTTGAGCTTTATGAGGCCGATATGAAACTAGTTTTTGATACGCAAAAGGCTTTTGGGACAAATTTTGCGAGATTTTTTAAGCCCTCAAACCCAGATGAAGCGATAAATTTACTAGCCAAAAGCTCAGCCAAAATTGGCCTAAATATAACCAAAAACGCACTTTATGAGCTTTACTTTACGCATAATGAAAATTTATACCTTGCAGCAAGCGAGCTAACAAAGCTAAAGAGCCTAAACACCCACATCGAACAAGATGATGTAAAAAGGCTAGTTTTTGGACTTGGTGGGATAAATTTTGATGACTTTTTCAATAAATTTATGGCACTAAAAGATATAAAAAACGACTTTTTTACCTATCTAGAAGATCCAAATTTTAATGAAATTTTACTTCTAAACTCGCTTTACAAAGCATTTTTTAGGCTATTTAAAATTTACTCTTACATTAAGATAAATGGTCGATTAAATTTAGATGAGGCAATCGGTTATCAGCCGCCTGTAAATGTCGCGAATTTATTAAAAGCAAATAGCTTAAAACTAAATTTAAACGCCTATTTGGAGATATTTAAAACACTAAATTTGGCCGAGCTAGAGCTAAAAATAAACACAAAAATGGATAAAGAAATTTTTGTATTATCAACCATTTTAAATTTACAACATCTTATATCAACAGCAAATATTAAGTAA